The Spirosoma foliorum genome has a window encoding:
- a CDS encoding carboxypeptidase-like regulatory domain-containing protein — translation MRTSFFIGCIMALLLLGAPRFAHGQTTTVLTGYVTDANTGKPMPFANVYVNGSTRGAVTDEKGAYTLAGISLGTVEIAASFVGYQPATQKIRFDNTAPQKANFALKPSEQTLDAVTVRGNPKQWERHLRQFKKQLFGEPFGSQCLLVNSEVLNFKEDKDHLYATANEPLIIENQALGYRLIYALQHFDATASGNVYSAGSARFEELKPENERQASRFQRNRLMAYKGSIRHLMASLIDNTFEQAGFMVYQEDLTKAISIEQRSITLSAMVNDYKRLVPVKTATLIQAGRLASERKLVSPSKLIVFYTNATSGFSPYPDARYAYTEMRLPSGQLQMTVDGLITMPEGMEAKGSMGNDRLSTMLPADWKPEGNEKESLPTNQLVTQGKLMPPDARLERIRTAFNERFKLLAPTLFVHIDKPFYATGDRLWMSTYFLDAASHQRATGETAIHVDLLSSTGKLVQHQWVRIADGRGEGNFRLSDTLLTGTYRLRAYTDEDDAQRRPAFERSVAIYNLIRNKVSIRSDSAAQPLDVQILPEGGRWIAGLPARLGIKIVQSNGQGLPIEGRIIDESGTEVVRFKTNPQGMGSVSMEPKPQRAYYADVTYNNQLQHVSLPKPETEGLLLSADAISDTSRLALTILSTNRAAIDSAYVLIQQHGRVVDQRKILLQNGVAKVSLPMMSWLPGLTQVTLYDASARPQAERLIFVPEFTAPVRVLMGVNKKQYQPRESVTLSLKLSDNGLPALAALSTSITDAGKVPADTAEATLSAHLLLTGELRGRIENPNQYVLKPSAESRRALDDLLLTQGWRRVSGTPETDSLGGISLRGQLVNAKNQPIPGAQIIVASIGLGQSFAKSAGADGQGRFRLAGLAIADTTQLLTRITDRQLRNLSSKEAFLVQEAIGKGWESGRLMGAPNWSTLRAQLEVARTRQEANTDFYRDKTAKVLQEVSVRAQKIDKRPEDIQMRSLHNEADAVIVVDEKSPVFQNLYEMLQGRLTGVTVKRIGAAVPLSYNVSIRGTTSFNMGSQPLYLMDGMPIEDPYGTALFFFSSTDIERIEVLKSASTTGIYGARGGQRSHCFLYKKRTLYAGKRET, via the coding sequence ATGCGCACCTCATTCTTCATTGGTTGTATAATGGCCCTTCTGCTGCTAGGAGCGCCCCGGTTCGCTCATGGACAAACAACAACTGTTCTGACTGGATATGTAACGGATGCCAATACGGGCAAGCCTATGCCCTTTGCCAACGTCTATGTGAATGGATCAACGCGAGGGGCGGTTACCGATGAAAAAGGAGCGTATACCCTTGCTGGCATTTCACTAGGTACGGTCGAAATAGCCGCTTCATTTGTGGGCTATCAGCCAGCTACGCAAAAAATCCGATTCGATAATACGGCACCCCAGAAGGCTAATTTTGCGCTCAAACCGAGTGAACAAACACTGGATGCTGTAACCGTGCGGGGAAATCCCAAACAATGGGAACGGCACCTGCGGCAGTTTAAAAAGCAACTCTTCGGCGAACCATTTGGCTCACAGTGTCTGCTGGTCAACAGCGAAGTACTAAATTTTAAAGAAGACAAAGATCATCTGTATGCCACGGCAAATGAGCCATTAATCATTGAAAATCAGGCGCTAGGTTATCGACTAATCTATGCGTTGCAACATTTCGATGCCACGGCGTCAGGAAATGTGTATTCGGCGGGTAGTGCCCGTTTTGAAGAACTAAAGCCCGAGAATGAGCGGCAAGCCAGCCGGTTTCAACGGAACCGACTAATGGCTTACAAAGGCTCAATCCGGCACTTGATGGCCAGCCTGATTGACAACACGTTCGAGCAGGCTGGCTTCATGGTTTATCAGGAAGATCTGACAAAGGCGATCTCCATCGAACAGCGGTCAATTACCCTGTCCGCTATGGTTAACGACTACAAGCGGCTGGTTCCCGTGAAGACCGCTACGTTGATTCAAGCTGGCCGATTAGCTTCTGAACGTAAATTGGTTTCGCCCAGCAAACTGATTGTATTCTACACAAATGCGACCTCGGGTTTCTCGCCCTATCCCGATGCCCGTTATGCCTATACGGAAATGAGACTGCCGAGCGGGCAGCTGCAAATGACTGTGGATGGGCTTATTACCATGCCGGAGGGCATGGAAGCGAAAGGATCGATGGGCAATGACCGCCTATCGACGATGCTACCCGCCGACTGGAAACCTGAAGGTAATGAGAAGGAATCATTGCCAACTAATCAGTTGGTTACGCAGGGAAAACTCATGCCACCCGACGCCCGCCTGGAACGGATCAGGACGGCCTTCAACGAGCGATTCAAGTTGCTGGCTCCCACCTTGTTTGTGCACATCGATAAACCCTTTTACGCCACGGGCGATCGGCTCTGGATGAGCACGTACTTCCTCGATGCGGCTAGTCACCAGCGAGCCACTGGCGAAACGGCCATCCACGTCGACCTGCTTAGTTCAACCGGAAAACTCGTGCAACATCAGTGGGTGCGGATCGCTGACGGACGGGGCGAAGGCAATTTCCGTCTGTCGGATACTCTCTTGACGGGCACCTATCGCCTGCGGGCTTATACCGATGAGGATGACGCCCAACGACGCCCAGCTTTCGAGCGGTCGGTGGCGATTTATAATCTGATCCGCAATAAGGTATCGATACGGAGTGATTCGGCTGCTCAGCCTTTAGACGTTCAGATTTTGCCTGAAGGTGGTCGCTGGATTGCTGGTTTACCCGCACGTCTGGGTATAAAAATTGTGCAGTCTAATGGCCAGGGTTTACCGATAGAGGGCCGTATTATTGATGAATCAGGCACTGAAGTCGTTCGTTTTAAGACTAATCCGCAGGGGATGGGCAGCGTGTCTATGGAACCAAAGCCGCAGCGGGCCTATTATGCCGACGTAACGTATAATAACCAACTACAACATGTTTCGTTGCCCAAACCCGAAACGGAAGGGTTGTTGCTTTCAGCCGATGCGATCAGCGATACCAGTCGGCTAGCGCTGACCATACTAAGTACTAACCGGGCTGCTATCGACTCTGCGTATGTGCTGATTCAACAACACGGTCGTGTGGTCGATCAGCGAAAAATTCTGTTGCAGAATGGGGTGGCGAAAGTCAGCTTGCCGATGATGAGTTGGTTGCCGGGCCTGACGCAAGTTACCCTGTACGATGCCAGTGCCCGCCCTCAAGCCGAACGATTGATTTTTGTGCCCGAATTCACGGCGCCAGTACGTGTGCTGATGGGTGTCAACAAAAAACAGTATCAACCCCGCGAGTCCGTAACCCTGAGTCTGAAGCTGAGTGATAACGGATTACCGGCGTTAGCCGCTTTGTCGACCTCAATTACCGATGCGGGCAAAGTGCCTGCTGATACCGCCGAGGCCACCTTGTCTGCCCATTTGTTGCTAACGGGAGAGCTTCGGGGGCGTATCGAAAATCCCAATCAATACGTCCTGAAGCCCTCTGCCGAAAGCCGTCGAGCGTTGGACGACCTGCTGCTAACGCAGGGTTGGCGACGGGTCAGTGGCACGCCCGAAACCGATTCGCTGGGTGGGATATCGCTGCGGGGCCAGCTTGTGAATGCGAAGAATCAACCCATCCCTGGCGCGCAGATTATTGTAGCATCGATTGGCCTCGGACAATCGTTCGCAAAATCGGCTGGTGCTGACGGGCAGGGACGCTTTCGGCTGGCGGGGCTGGCCATTGCCGATACGACACAACTACTGACGCGAATCACTGACCGTCAGTTAAGAAACCTTTCTAGCAAAGAAGCTTTTCTGGTTCAGGAAGCCATCGGCAAAGGATGGGAATCCGGTCGACTGATGGGTGCGCCCAACTGGTCGACGTTGCGGGCCCAATTAGAAGTCGCTCGAACCCGGCAAGAAGCCAATACTGATTTTTACCGCGACAAAACGGCGAAAGTGCTGCAAGAAGTGTCGGTTCGGGCGCAAAAAATCGATAAAAGACCTGAGGACATTCAAATGCGTAGTTTGCACAATGAGGCTGATGCTGTTATTGTGGTCGATGAGAAATCGCCAGTTTTCCAGAATTTATACGAAATGCTTCAGGGACGATTAACCGGCGTAACGGTTAAACGAATAGGGGCTGCTGTACCGCTTTCCTATAATGTATCGATACGAGGAACAACTAGTTTTAACATGGGTTCACAACCCTTATATTTGATGGACGGTATGCCCATCGAAGACCCATATGGAACGGCTTTGTTTTTCTTCAGCTCAACTGATATTGAGCGTATTGAAGTCTTGAAAAGTGCCAGTACGACGGGCATATACGGGGCTAGGGGGGGGCAACGGAGTCATTGCTTTTTATACAAAAAGCGCACGCTCTATGCAGGCAAACGCGAAACCTAA